A single region of the Anguilla anguilla isolate fAngAng1 chromosome 17, fAngAng1.pri, whole genome shotgun sequence genome encodes:
- the grid2ipa gene encoding delphilin isoform X3: protein MRRFLKSQKGRFSLRQSKSGTRSASKDFVLSMPLSNQGWPEEFGFRLGGSGPSYILSVEEGSSANMAGLQAGDQVLEIEGQDVSALNPQALAALAQKQKNVPPSIGVVSRIQQLDIPPGPDGRFGFTIVGDCPLLVEDCQPNSPAGRSGLRAGDFVLEVNGIPVKQHETAAAMIKASQGRTLRLGVLGMSRRIKRTSGGSLKEPGGQGGLKSGLQGSIKGPRQEGLLSGLQGGHPDSLQGGQPSSMQGDLQGGHPSSLQRDQPSSMQGGLQGCHPSSLQRDQLSSIQGGLQGQQSDMQGPVNLQSSDSVRQDRKNKAVEFNKKIEQVLGGEPEVKEKLFAALKQYAAERQVDILASALPDILTNEEHRQLLDAIRIFIPRKHRERFDEVVSQSLVGRIRRGKSLSELGQNRLRRSRSEGHPQRLLVSTRASSVPRTAVESGIVPPARGLRKTTSLIAGHTSALAPPPSSCRTVRVHKGNKSFGFTLRGHAPVWIDSVIPGSPADKAGLKPGDRILFLNGLDMRTCSHEKVVSMLQGSGAMPTLLVEDGLMGFPLVEVEPLEGRGTPPPAQRSPVLTSLQWVAEILPPSIRVNGLTFAQQLEHLLTHSERYAFCKALQAFFQHRNLDTLIVDVFLLLDTPAKQVIWQFIYQLLTYEEQEHCQSKISRFLGYRAAAAAAEPDPTPEPQRRSSSMRVTGTTHRSSVRGRSSDDCIIGTHLGKGIHQEPAEVGMGMRLTPGERQSGDGTSLPETPNLTNLSAVYAELEGVYSGKRTKSKSLKICRSPAPDPNPTLDCLEPDDLIHPAPLHSDTGSHISGPPMPWEEDLSDPQYQCYSQGGEPNPYMSLDSPPSSPPPLDYPPSPSSRRRKRFTFSRPPQSIDTSKFLDALNEQLGHHIASVDDFLSPENDYEEMSFQDEDEDEEAVFLSHDLSSPSECHSSSGGGGGGDASSLTYSSSSEHIPPPPQSPPPPPPFMFNDPPLPLSITPPEPKHAPRIQMPYQRRHPHPVPPPPPPRRSSVPHRQSLHKVLPTKEELLSHHPHPHPHQSLPSLPVTPATHSHTQQAHPGHRAHQSLPARPSPEPASPGRPLQELHPHGGRQRQPSPEPSQPQPHSHQAQKTQEMYQIEQAQQIYQAQQAQQIYQAQQAQQMYQAQQMYQAQQTQQMYQAQQTQQMYQAHQIQQAQEAQQSQQTQQVHQRHLSSEPIRQSLLQQMHQAHQAQKTQQMHQAQKTQHIHQAQQTQSQQIQPIRPTPQTHQRHSSPEPTCQHHPSPEPTRQDHPLQQIQQAQKTQQIHQAQQTQPIHQTPQTHQRHSSPEPTRQHHPSPEPTRQDHPLQQIHQAQKTQQIHQAQQTQPIHQTPQTHQRHSSPEPTRQQHPSPEPTRQDHPLQQVHQAQKTQQIHQAQQTQSQQIQPIQPTPQTHQRHSSPEPTRQHHPSPEPTRQDHPLQQIHQAQKTQAQQIQPIQPTPQTHKRHSSPEPTRQHHPSPEPTQQGHPLQQIHQSYQKQQAHHSEQTKPTDLAHQIHQQHPSPEATCKSHSIQQMHQAQKSHQALQAQLKQQAQQIHQALQARQVVQNQPIQPAQQMHQTVDQSIQTHQTHKRHQSLKPTQQSHPLQQMQKTRQAQQAHQTPESLQIEPLQSAFSSCQARPSDQLSDSSNPPPPPPLPPPCEPPPLPGPNHTDSNHMNVKRLRWEQVENSEGTIWGQLGEDSDYDKLSDMVKYLDLELHFGTQKSAISLPETAVPQSETFKKKDVVEILSHKKAYNTSILIAHLKLSPAELRQVLMSMSADRLEPAHLKQLLLYSPDEDEVKQYQQYGAEPHKLSEPDQFVLQMLSVPEYKTRLRSLHFKTTLQEKLEEMKAGYECIYNASLELQTSKKLAKILEFVLAMGNYLNNGQPKTNKTTGFKINFLTELGTTKTVDGKSTFLHILVKSLSQHFPDVLGFAKDLTTVSLAAKVNQKTITTDLNDLQDTVRDIRAACQTMSATPEDRFAAVMSGFLENTHPAVQSLESLQQRAMGEFCKAASFFGEDSSATTTESFFGIFTEFIGKFERALNEIQAPEHPRSPRSPRLASPSPLAW from the exons ATGAGGAGGTTCCTGAAGAGCCAAAAGGGCCGGTTCTCCCTGCGCCAGAGCAAGTCCGGCACACGGTCGGCTTCCAAGGACTTCG TTCTCTCAATGCCGCTGTCGAATCAGGGCTGGCCCGAGGAGTTTGGGTTCCGTCTGGGAGGAAGCGGGCCCAGCTACATCCTGTCTGTGGAGGAGGGCAGCAGCGCCAACATGGCGGGCCTGCAGGCGGGCGACCAGGTCCTGGAGATTGAGGGGCAGGACGTCTCCGCCCTCAACCCCCAGGCCCTGGCCGCACTGGCGCAGAAGCAGAAGAATGTCCCGCCCAGCATCGGCGTGGTGTCCCGCATTCAGCAG CTGGACATCCCCCCTGGGCCTGACGGCCGCTTTGGCTTCACCATCGTGGgagactgccccctgctggtggaggaCTGCCAGCCGAACTCGCCGGCGGGCCGGAGCGGGCTGCGGGCGGGGGACTTTGTGTTGGAGGTAAATGGGATCCCGGTGAAGCAGCACGAGACGGCGGCAGCCATGATCAAGGCGTCGCAAGGCCGCACGCTGCGACTGGGCGTGCTCGGAATGAGCCGGCGGATTAAACGAACCAGTGGAGGCAGCCTGAAGGAACCGGGAGGCCAAGGGGGCCTCAAGAGCGGCCTGCAAGGGAGCATAAAAGGGCCCCGACAAGAAGGCTTGCTGAGCGGTCTGCAAGGGGGCCATCCAGACAGCCTGCAAGGGGGCCAGCCAAGCAGCATGCAAGGGGACCTGCAAGGGGGACATCCAAGCAGCCTGCAAAGGGACCAGCCAAGCAGCATGCAAGGGGGCCTGCAAGGGTGCCATCCAAGCAGCCTGCAAAGGGACCAGCTAAGCAGCATACAAGGGGGCCTGCAAGGACAGCAGAGTGACATGCAGGGGCCAGTCAACCTGCAGAGCAGCGACAGTGTGCGGCAGGATCGCAAGAACAAAGCTGTGGAGTTCAACAAGAAG ATTGAGCAGGTCCTTGGGGGGGAGCCGGAAGTGAAGGAGAAGCTGTTTGCGGCGCTGAAGCAGTATGCCGCTGAGAGGCAGGTGGACATCCTGGCCTCCGCCCTCCCTGACATCCTGACCAATGAGGAGCATCGGCAGCTGCTAGACGCCATCAG GATCTTCATCCCGCGGAAGCACCGGGAGCGGTTCGACGAGGTGGTGTCGCAGAGCCTGGTGGGCCGGATCCGCCGGGGGAAGAGCCTGAGCGAGCTGGGCCAGAACCGGCTGAGGCGGAGCCGCAGCGAGGGGCACCCCCAGCGCCTGCTGGTGTCCACCCGGGCCAGCTCCGTGCCCCGCACCGCCGTGGAGTCCGGCATCGTCCCCCCGGCCCGCGGCCTCCGGAAAACCACCTCCCTCATCGCCGGGCACACCTCTGctttggcccctcccccctccagctgCAG GACGGTGCGAGTGCACAAGGGAAACAAGAGTTTCGGGTTCACGCTGCGAGGCCACGCCCCAGTCTGGATCGACTCGGTCATACCAG GAAGCCCGGCAGACAAGGCTGGCCTGAAACCGGGAGACCGCATCCTTTTCCTAAATGGGCTGGACATGCG gaCGTGCTCCCATGAGAAGGTGGTGTCGATGCTGCAGGGCAGTGGTGCCATGCCCACTCTGCTGGTGGAGGATGGGTTGATGGGATTCCCCCTGGTGGAGGTGGAGCCtctggaggggcggggcaccccgccccctgcccagCGCTCCCCGGTGCTGACCTCCCTGCAGTGGGTGGCCGAGATCCTGCCGCCCAGCATTCGCGTCAACGGCCTGACCTTCGCCCAGCAGCTGGAGCATCTGCTCACCCACAGCGAGCGCTACGCCTTCTGCAAGGCCCTGCAGGCCTTCTTCCAGCACCG GAACTTGGACACCCTCATTGTGGACGTGTTCCTACTGTTGGACACACCAGCCAAGCAGGTGATCTGGCAGTTCATCTACCAGCTGCTGACCTATGAGGAGCAGGAGCACTGTCAGAGCAAGATCTCCCGTTTCCTAGGTTACAGGGCCGCAG cagcagcagcggagCCTGACCCCACCCCCGAGCCTCAGCGGCGTAGCAGCTCCATGCGCGTTACTGGGACGACCCACAGGAGCAgcgtgagggggcggagctccgaCGACTGCATCATCGGCACTCACCTGGGCAAGG GAATACACCAGGAGCCAGCAGAGGTTGGGATGGGGATGAGGCTGACCCCGGGGGAGAGGCAGTCTGGAGACGGGACATCCCTCCCAGAGACACCCAACCTGACAAAC TTGTCTGCAGTGTATGCTGAGTTAGAGGGTGTGTATTCAGGGAAAAGGACCAAGTCTAAATCTCTGAAGATTTGTCGCAGCCCTGCCCCTGATCCTAACCCCACCCTCGATTGTCTGGAACCCGATGACCTGATACACCCTGCGCCTCTGCACTCtgatacag GAAGTCATATTTCGGGGCCCCCCATGCCCTGGGAGGAGGATCTGTCTGACCCTCAGTACCAGTGTTACTCGCAGGGTGGAGAGCCCAACCCCTACATGAGTCTGGACAGTCCCCCGTCCTCGCCGCCACCCCTGGACTACCCCCCTAGCCCCTCCTCTCGCCGCAGGAAGCGCTTCACCTTCTCCCGCCCCCCTCAAAGCATCGACACAAGCAAGTTCCTGGATGCCCTGAACGAGCAGCTAGGCCATCACATCGCCTCTGTGGATGACTTCCTGTCTCCTGAGAACGACTACGAGGAG ATGAGCTTCCAGGATGAGGATGAAGACGAAGAGGCGgtcttcctgtcacatgacctgagCAGCCCAAGCGAGTGCCACAGCAgcagtgggggtggtgggggcggagACGCCAGCTCCCTCACCTACTCCTCCAGCTCGGAGCAcatccctccaccccctcagtccccacctcctcccccgcccTTCATGTTCAATGACCCACCCCTTCCCCTTAGCATCACCCCTCCTGAGCCCAAGCACGCTCCCAGAATACAGATGCCATACCAGCGCCGCCACCCCCACCcggtccctccccctcctccgccaCGCCGCTCTTCCGTACCCCACCGCCAGTCCCTGCACAAGGTCCTGCCCACAAAGGAGGAGCTGTTGagccaccacccccacccccacccccaccagtctCTCCCATCCCTTCCTGTGACCCCGGCCACGCACAGCCACACCCAGCAGGCTCATCCAGGCCACCGAGCCCACCAGTCCCTCCCGGCACGGCCCTCTCCAGAGCCTGCCTCGCCTGGACGGCCTCTCCAGGAGCTTCACCCCCATGGGGGTCGTCAGCGGCAGCCATCTCCTGAACCCTCGCAGCCTCAGCCGCACTCTCACCAAGCTCAAAAGACTCAAGAAATGTATCAAATTGAACAAGCTCAACAAATTTACCAAGCTCAACAAGCTCAACAAATTTACCAAGCTCAACAAGCTCAACAAATGTACCAAGCTCAACAAATGTACCAAGCTCAACAAACTCAACAAATGTACCAAGCTCAACAAACTCAACAAATGTACCAAGCTCATCAAATTCAACAAGCTCAAGAAGCTCAACAGAGTCAACAAACTCAACAGGTTCATCAACGTCACCTGTCTTCTGAGCCCATTCGGCAAAGCCTGCTCCAGCAAATGCACCAAGCCCACCAAGCTCAAAAAACTCAACAAATGCACCAAGCTCAAAAAACTCAACATATACACCAAGCTCAACAAACTCAATCTCAGCAGATTCAACCAATTCGTCCAACTCCTCAGACTCACCAACGTCATTCATCCCCTGAACCAACTTGCCAACATCACCCATCTCCTGAGCCTACTCGGCAAGACCACCCACTCCAGCAAATACAGCAAGCTCAAAAAACTCAACAAATACACCAAGCCCAACAAACTCAACCGATTCATCAAACTCCTCAGACTCACCAACGTCATTCATCCCCTGAACCAACTCGCCAACATCACCCATCTCCTGAGCCTACTCGGCAAGACCACCCACTACAGCAAATACACCAAGCTCAAAAAACTCAACAAATACACCAAGCCCAACAAACTCAACCGATTCATCAAACTCCTCAGACTCACCAACGTCATTCATCCCCTGAACCAACTCGCCAACAGCACCCATCTCCTGAGCCTACTCGGCAAGACCACCCACTACAGCAAGTACACCAAGCTCAAAAAACTCAACAAATACACCAAGCCCAACAAACTCAATCTCAGCAAATTCAACCGATTCAACCAACTCCTCAGACTCACCAACGTCATTCATCCCCTGAACCAACTCGCCAACATCACCCATCTCCTGAGCCTACTCGACAAGACCACCCACTACAGCAAATACACCAAGCTCAAAAAACTCAAGCTCAGCAAATTCAACCAATTCAACCAACTCCTCAGACTCACAAACGTCATTCATCCCCTGAACCAACTCGCCAACATCACCCATCTCCTGAGCCCACTCAGCAAGGCCACCCACTCCAGCAAATTCACCAATCCTATCAAAAGCAACAAGCTCACCATTCTGAGCAAACTAAACCGACAGATCTGGCTCATCAAATTCATCAACAACATCCATCCCCTGAGGCCACTTGTAAAAGCCATTCAATTCAGCAGATGCACCAAGCCCAAAAATCTCACCAAGCTCTCCAAGCTCAACTTAAGCAGCAAGCGCAACAAATACACCAAGCCCTTCAGGCCCGCCAGGTTGTTCAAAATCAACCAATTCAACCAGCTCAACAAATGCACCAGACGGTTGACCAGAGTATTCAGACCCACCAAACTCACAAACGGCACCAATCTCTTAAGCCCACTCAACAAAGCCATCCACTCCAGCAAATGCAGAAAACTCGCCAAGCTCAGCAAGCGCACCAGACTCCTGAGAGTCTCCAAATTGAGCCCCTGCAGTCCGCATTCTCTTCATGCCAGGCCCGCCCTTCTGACCAGTTGTCCGATTCGTCCAATCCCCCACCACCtccgcccctcccacccccatgtGAGCCGCCCCCCTTGCCCGGCCCTAACCACACGGACTCGAACCACATGAATGTTAAGCGTTTGCGCTGGGAGCAGGTGGAGAACTCCGAGGGCACCATCTGGGGACAG CTTGGTGAGGACTCTGATTATGACAAGCTGAGTGATATGGTGAAGTACCTGGACCTTGAGCTCCACTTTGGAACACAGAAGAGTGCCA TCTCTCTTCCAGAAACAGCAGTCCCCCAGTCCGAGACTTTCAAAAAGAAAGACGTGGTCGAGATCCTCTCGCATAAAAAAGCCTACAACACTT ccattttgattgcGCACCTGAAGCTGTCCCCCGCGGAGCTGCGGCAGGTGCTGATGAGCATGAGCGCGGACCGGCTGGAACCCGCCCACCtgaagcagctgctgctgtACTCGCCCGACGAGGACGAGGTCAAGCAGTACCAGCAGTACGGCGCGGAGCCACACAAGCTGAGCGAGCCCGACCAGTTCGTCCTGCAG ATGCTGTCCGTGCCGGAGTATAAGACTCGTCTGCGTAGCCTGCACTTTAAGACCACTCTCcaggagaagctggaggagatgaAGGCCGGCTATGAGTGCATCTATAATGCCTCCCTGGAGCTTCAGACAAGCAAGAAACTGGCCAAGATCCTGGAG TTTGTTCTGGCCATGGGGAATTATCTGAACAACGGTCAGCCGAAGACCAACAAGACCACAGGCTTCAAAATAAACTTCCTCACCGAG CTCGGCACCACCAAAACAGTGGACGGGAAGTCCACGTTCCTGCACATCCTTGTCAAATCCCTGAGCCAACATTTCCCTGATGTTCTGGGCTTTGCCAAGGACCTGACAACCGTATCGCTCGCTGCTAAGG TTAATCAGAAAACCATCACCACAGACCTGAACGATCTCCAGGACACCGTCCGTGACATCAGAGCCGCCTGCCAGACGATGTCAGCCACGCCCGAGGATCGCTTCGCCGCGGTGATGAGT GGCTTCCTGGAGAACACGCACCCGGCCGTGCAGTCGCTGGAGTCGCTGCAGCAGAGGGCCATGGGAGAGTTCTGCAAGGCCGCCTCCTTCTTCGGGGAGGACAGCAGTGCCACCACCACCGAGAGCTTCTTCGGCATCTTCACTGAATTCATCGGCAAGTTTGAG AGGGCGCTGAATGAGATCCAGGCCCCAGAGCACCCCAGGAGCCCCAGGAGCCCCAGA